A region of Pontiella agarivorans DNA encodes the following proteins:
- a CDS encoding sulfatase, with protein MKKYIKAVLLIVFATVLSFAQAGKVQPNIIYINADDLGVMDVGFNAQLYHTPNIDQLRKEGMLFSEAYAPAANCAPSRAWVLSGQYGPRHGVYTVNSSERGKAQHRKLVPIKNTTVLAPGNATLADALQAAGYRTIHLGKWHVSKDPLKNGFDVNIGGGTQGHPTGGYYSSFKRGEMKAFSNRYPAGTHRVDIYADQAIRFMRETGDQPFFMHMAFYSVHTPLEEIPELVEKYKSKPIHAVYASMVEKMDQGIGKILAELDALGLREKTLVLFCSDNGGISQCTSQAPYRSFKGSYFEGGVRVPLVIRWPGKVPPNSICKTPVIGVDFFPTFLEAAMAPVPANKVLDGCSLIPLLTGTGTFPERTLFWHFPIYLQGGPENEAHDVLFRTRPGSTLRQGKWKLHEYFEDGRIELYDLEADTGERQNVASQYPEKAAELRSLLSAWRKAMKAPVPTQLNRAYNAEQEAEAIRKLGGEK; from the coding sequence ATGAAAAAATACATCAAAGCAGTGCTCCTGATTGTTTTCGCGACCGTTCTTAGTTTTGCGCAAGCCGGAAAAGTTCAACCGAACATCATCTATATCAATGCTGATGATCTTGGGGTGATGGATGTGGGGTTTAACGCGCAACTCTACCATACGCCGAACATCGATCAGTTGCGGAAAGAGGGAATGCTTTTTTCGGAAGCGTATGCCCCGGCGGCAAACTGTGCGCCGAGCCGGGCCTGGGTGTTGAGCGGACAATACGGCCCGCGTCATGGTGTCTATACCGTCAACAGCTCAGAGCGAGGCAAGGCACAGCACCGCAAGCTGGTGCCAATCAAAAATACGACGGTGCTCGCTCCCGGTAATGCGACGTTGGCCGATGCATTGCAGGCGGCCGGATACCGGACCATTCATTTGGGTAAATGGCATGTCAGCAAGGACCCGTTGAAAAACGGGTTCGATGTCAATATCGGCGGCGGAACGCAGGGGCATCCGACCGGCGGCTACTATTCATCGTTTAAAAGAGGTGAGATGAAAGCTTTTTCAAACCGATATCCTGCAGGAACACATCGGGTGGATATTTACGCGGATCAGGCCATCCGATTCATGCGCGAAACCGGCGATCAACCGTTCTTTATGCACATGGCCTTTTATTCCGTTCATACTCCACTGGAAGAAATTCCCGAGCTGGTTGAAAAATATAAAAGCAAACCCATTCATGCCGTTTATGCATCCATGGTTGAAAAGATGGATCAGGGAATTGGAAAAATTTTAGCGGAACTGGATGCGCTTGGGCTGCGCGAAAAAACGCTGGTTCTCTTTTGTTCGGATAACGGAGGTATTTCCCAATGCACCTCGCAGGCACCGTATCGTTCTTTTAAAGGCTCGTACTTTGAGGGCGGAGTCCGAGTGCCGTTGGTGATTCGTTGGCCCGGAAAGGTTCCTCCGAACTCCATCTGTAAAACACCGGTCATTGGGGTCGACTTTTTTCCAACCTTTCTTGAGGCCGCTATGGCACCGGTTCCGGCAAATAAAGTGCTCGACGGCTGCAGTCTGATTCCATTGCTGACCGGTACGGGCACATTTCCGGAACGAACGCTTTTCTGGCACTTCCCGATTTATCTGCAGGGCGGCCCCGAAAATGAAGCACACGATGTGCTGTTCCGCACTCGGCCGGGTTCCACATTGCGCCAGGGAAAATGGAAGTTGCATGAATATTTCGAGGACGGACGTATTGAACTATATGATCTGGAAGCGGACACCGGCGAACGTCAAAATGTAGCGAGTCAATATCCGGAAAAAGCGGCAGAGCTGCGCAGTCTTTTATCGGCATGGCGTAAAGCCATGAAGGCACCGGTGCCCACCCAGCTGAACCGAGCATATAATGCTGAGCAGGAAGCCGAAGCGATTCGGAAGCTTGGAGGTGAAAAATGA
- a CDS encoding glycoside hydrolase family 97 protein produces the protein MKLLERTTFIFIMACCFVCAGEEVTSPDKNIVLKTTNKSGKICYSVDFKKGNIIAESPLGLSLIDGSFSGKLTVVNSVRGSHDPPWDTVWGENKTYRDHYNELILNVEDDQAVPKKMQIIFRAFNDGIAFRYIFPKQVGLDTVTFAEEKSTVAFISDAPIAWHPLSSVLVSDPVDVNNLVLPPPSKKKTKKGDKNVRGAGRTKNSMTPFTVKLSDDRYISLHEAALEKAGDSYVSLDHKAHSLKFMGRSTQSTPAMSAWRTVTITDSAAGLIESSMCLNLNEPCALKDTSWIKPGKTMWDWRNHGAIADDGFEYAMTTESYIRYIDFASENHVEYVMVDAGWYGPERNKKSDPKTYLPQVDIPKICAYATSKDIGLWLYVNSRALEYFDLDQTLSLYKKWGVVGIKQGFLSGDTQRHVEFADKVMKKCAEYKIMYVLHEPNKPTGMRRTYPHYLSREFVNSMLDSGVRPSATPTTLCTFPFVHNLAGPVDRSCGMFDLDDYISRKKCHRQLPTTVASQLAQCLIYPSGLLTLPDHPDAYRRKLDLFEFIAELPMTYDETRVLHAEIGHLITMARRNGSAWFISSLADENGRSFDLTLDFLEEGVSYDATLYEDGEGADYHYAGMENKKAALAAKRELVPVKTTRELYTIRKKIVRKDDVIRVKIAPGGGHNLWIRPVK, from the coding sequence ATGAAATTATTAGAACGAACAACATTCATTTTCATCATGGCCTGCTGTTTCGTTTGTGCCGGAGAGGAGGTCACTTCGCCGGATAAAAATATTGTGCTGAAAACCACAAATAAATCAGGAAAAATCTGTTACTCGGTTGATTTTAAAAAAGGCAATATTATTGCGGAATCCCCTTTGGGGCTTTCGCTGATCGACGGATCGTTTTCCGGAAAGTTAACCGTCGTCAACTCAGTGAGGGGGAGTCATGACCCCCCGTGGGATACCGTCTGGGGTGAGAACAAAACATACCGTGATCACTATAATGAACTGATTCTGAATGTAGAAGACGATCAGGCTGTGCCTAAAAAAATGCAGATCATTTTCCGTGCATTCAATGACGGGATTGCTTTCCGCTATATTTTCCCGAAGCAGGTTGGCTTGGATACCGTCACGTTTGCCGAAGAAAAATCCACGGTTGCGTTTATTTCAGATGCTCCAATTGCCTGGCATCCGTTGTCGTCAGTTCTGGTGTCCGACCCCGTTGATGTCAACAACTTGGTGCTGCCGCCCCCGTCGAAGAAAAAAACGAAGAAAGGCGATAAAAATGTACGTGGTGCCGGCCGTACAAAAAATTCAATGACCCCGTTTACGGTTAAATTGTCTGACGACCGCTATATCTCCCTGCACGAAGCGGCGCTTGAAAAAGCGGGCGATAGCTATGTGAGTCTGGACCATAAAGCGCATTCACTTAAATTTATGGGAAGAAGTACGCAGTCGACTCCGGCCATGAGTGCATGGCGCACGGTTACCATAACTGATTCCGCCGCAGGGCTGATCGAATCCTCGATGTGTCTGAATTTGAATGAACCTTGCGCTTTAAAGGATACCTCGTGGATCAAGCCGGGGAAAACGATGTGGGATTGGCGCAATCACGGAGCAATCGCTGATGATGGTTTTGAGTATGCGATGACTACGGAGAGCTATATCCGGTACATTGATTTCGCCAGTGAAAATCATGTTGAGTATGTCATGGTAGATGCCGGATGGTATGGTCCTGAACGGAATAAAAAATCGGACCCCAAAACCTATCTGCCGCAGGTTGATATTCCGAAAATATGCGCCTATGCAACAAGCAAGGACATTGGTTTGTGGTTGTATGTAAACAGTCGTGCACTTGAATATTTTGATCTGGATCAAACGCTTTCGCTCTATAAAAAATGGGGGGTAGTGGGTATCAAACAGGGCTTTCTGAGCGGTGACACGCAACGTCATGTTGAGTTCGCGGACAAGGTCATGAAGAAGTGTGCAGAATACAAAATCATGTATGTTCTGCATGAACCGAATAAGCCGACGGGTATGCGCAGAACCTATCCGCACTACCTCTCTCGCGAGTTCGTCAACAGTATGCTCGATTCGGGGGTCAGACCTTCCGCCACTCCCACGACACTCTGTACCTTTCCGTTTGTTCATAATCTGGCCGGACCGGTAGACCGGAGCTGCGGCATGTTTGATCTTGATGACTACATTTCCCGTAAAAAGTGCCACCGTCAGCTTCCGACCACAGTTGCCTCGCAGCTTGCTCAGTGTTTGATCTACCCATCCGGTTTGCTGACCCTTCCGGATCATCCGGATGCCTACAGGCGTAAACTGGACCTCTTCGAATTCATAGCGGAGCTGCCGATGACATATGATGAGACCCGGGTTCTTCATGCTGAAATCGGGCACCTGATTACCATGGCCCGCCGCAATGGATCAGCCTGGTTCATCTCTTCTTTGGCGGACGAAAACGGTAGGTCATTTGATCTGACGCTTGATTTCTTGGAAGAGGGCGTAAGCTACGACGCAACCCTGTATGAGGATGGCGAAGGCGCGGACTACCATTATGCGGGTATGGAAAACAAGAAGGCTGCTCTGGCCGCGAAACGGGAGTTGGTTCCGGTGAAGACGACGCGTGAGCTGTACACGATCCGAAAAAAGATCGTCAGAAAAGACGATGTCATTCGTGTGAAAATCGCGCCCGGGGGAGGGCACAACCTCTGGATCAGACCGGTCAAATAA
- a CDS encoding sulfatase: protein MKKKILYSAILSLLGLSAVQADNPPNIIFILTDDMGWSHTSVPMIEGRPDTGSQIIQTPQLERLAQMGMTFSDGYAPGPICSVSRFSLLYGRTPARLMRTTNRAQLKRRPDLTQFQSIPRVLKAVNPSYRTGHFGKWHMNSGGIDRTHTPARAGFDVEDGPNGNGTGNNKGKSTTVEDPKFVFALTQKAIDFMQTEYEAGHPFYLQLSHYANHSRNEARQETLDKHKALPDDPIHGNDLYNAMAEDLDCSIGMLLDAIEEMGVADNTYIFYLSDNGGSLGIKNNLNAPLRGGKSQIWDGGVRVPFFVAGPGVAGGTYSRTPVSGVDLLPTFADLAGSTENLEPDLDGVSLRPLLESNGQLVLERSSPLVFHYPHAGNFSTRPWSAIRQGQWKLVHYWDGDEESLLFNIEEGIEETEDQSKTYPEKTELLKRSLIQYLESVHAEQPEESWTWGVEMKKKGWQSGKVKSSF from the coding sequence ATGAAAAAGAAAATCCTTTACAGTGCAATACTCTCCCTGCTGGGCCTATCCGCCGTTCAGGCGGATAATCCCCCGAACATTATTTTTATTTTAACGGATGATATGGGCTGGAGTCACACTTCAGTACCGATGATTGAAGGTCGGCCCGATACGGGCAGCCAAATCATTCAGACGCCGCAGTTGGAACGACTGGCTCAAATGGGGATGACATTCAGCGATGGGTATGCACCGGGGCCGATCTGCTCGGTTTCTCGGTTCAGTCTGCTCTATGGGCGTACGCCCGCGCGGTTGATGCGCACTACGAATCGGGCACAGTTAAAGCGACGGCCGGACCTGACTCAATTTCAGAGTATTCCCCGGGTTCTGAAGGCGGTTAACCCATCTTATAGAACCGGACATTTCGGCAAGTGGCATATGAACAGTGGCGGTATCGACCGAACGCATACTCCAGCACGTGCCGGATTTGATGTGGAGGATGGTCCAAACGGGAACGGTACCGGCAATAACAAGGGAAAGAGCACAACGGTGGAGGACCCGAAATTTGTGTTTGCTCTCACTCAAAAAGCGATCGATTTCATGCAGACCGAGTATGAGGCCGGCCACCCGTTTTATCTGCAGCTTTCACATTATGCCAATCACAGTCGTAATGAGGCGCGACAAGAAACGCTGGATAAACACAAAGCACTTCCAGATGATCCGATTCACGGGAACGACCTCTACAACGCCATGGCGGAAGATCTGGATTGCAGCATCGGTATGCTGCTGGATGCGATTGAAGAAATGGGGGTAGCCGATAATACCTATATTTTCTATCTGTCCGACAACGGCGGCAGTCTTGGGATTAAGAACAATTTAAATGCACCGCTTCGGGGCGGAAAATCTCAGATTTGGGATGGCGGAGTCCGGGTACCTTTCTTCGTTGCCGGTCCCGGGGTTGCTGGCGGCACGTACAGCCGCACTCCGGTTTCCGGGGTCGATCTGTTGCCTACTTTCGCTGATCTGGCGGGTTCTACCGAAAATCTGGAGCCGGATCTGGATGGCGTCAGTCTGCGCCCGCTGCTGGAAAGCAACGGTCAACTGGTTTTGGAACGTTCTTCTCCTTTGGTTTTTCATTATCCGCATGCCGGAAATTTCAGCACGCGTCCGTGGTCGGCGATCCGTCAAGGCCAGTGGAAGTTAGTCCACTATTGGGATGGGGATGAGGAATCGTTGCTGTTCAATATTGAAGAGGGGATTGAAGAAACCGAGGACCAGTCTAAAACCTATCCGGAAAAGACTGAGCTGCTGAAGCGTTCACTGATTCAATATCTCGAATCGGTGCACGCTGAACAGCCGGAGGAGTCCTGGACCTGGGGCGTTGAGATGAAAAAGAAAGGGTGGCAGTCCGGAAAAGTTAAAAGCTCTTTTTGA
- a CDS encoding sulfatase-like hydrolase/transferase, whose product MKLKMNVLRMLALAFLGVCAQADEAEKPNIIILLGDDIGYEAFGCTGNAFAQTPNMDQLAKEGLVFDRLYTTVATCRPSRTELYTGLFPLSTGVVANTVRTKKPGVKSMVEFLEPLGYRVGLTGKIHFNQGKKFTKIPGFPVGANDDIAEYDLSGVKSFIEKAQENNQPFCTVVASVHAHHPWTVGTPQKDGVERVPVPEDYVDTPATREALVRHAAEVTAFDQQLADIRLMMDEMNLTENTILICLSEQGMAMPRGKWSIYEKGNRSLGIFVWPGTIQPGRTQVLSKYADILPTLIDYAGGPDPKLDGFSLRPVLEGKSQHHRDVVHVLSVNPTRRCALIEDDWKLVWSPERNASQLYKGFDEKKPENGEYTKKFAEVWTEWNIAAQVDPSAAQKVKHVLHPDEFEIYRIDRDYDEWNNLAQNPEIRARIRTMHERLNGIVGDAMNMADSDINQKNSAKKKTKKK is encoded by the coding sequence ATGAAGTTAAAAATGAATGTTTTGAGGATGCTGGCGCTGGCCTTTCTTGGGGTATGCGCACAAGCGGATGAGGCAGAAAAACCAAATATCATTATTTTGTTGGGAGATGATATCGGATACGAGGCTTTCGGCTGTACCGGAAATGCTTTTGCGCAAACTCCGAATATGGATCAGCTCGCCAAAGAAGGTCTGGTTTTTGATCGCTTGTATACCACGGTGGCAACTTGTCGTCCCTCACGAACGGAACTCTATACGGGTCTTTTTCCTCTCAGTACAGGAGTCGTGGCAAACACCGTGCGCACAAAAAAACCGGGTGTCAAAAGTATGGTGGAGTTTCTGGAACCCTTGGGATACCGAGTCGGCCTGACCGGTAAGATTCATTTCAACCAAGGAAAGAAGTTTACAAAAATTCCCGGCTTTCCGGTCGGGGCCAACGACGACATCGCTGAATATGACTTGAGCGGAGTAAAATCTTTTATTGAAAAGGCGCAGGAGAATAATCAGCCCTTCTGCACGGTGGTCGCCTCTGTTCACGCGCATCATCCATGGACGGTCGGCACGCCTCAAAAAGACGGGGTTGAACGGGTTCCTGTTCCGGAAGATTATGTAGATACTCCCGCAACCCGCGAGGCGTTGGTTCGTCATGCGGCGGAAGTCACCGCCTTTGATCAGCAGCTGGCCGATATCCGTCTGATGATGGATGAGATGAACCTGACGGAAAACACGATTTTGATCTGCTTGAGCGAGCAGGGGATGGCGATGCCGCGCGGTAAATGGAGCATCTATGAAAAAGGAAACCGCAGTCTGGGCATCTTTGTCTGGCCGGGAACTATTCAGCCGGGCCGCACGCAGGTTCTGAGTAAATACGCCGATATTCTACCGACCTTAATAGATTATGCAGGAGGTCCGGACCCCAAGCTGGACGGCTTCAGTCTGCGCCCCGTACTGGAAGGGAAAAGTCAACATCACCGCGATGTTGTACATGTGTTGAGTGTGAATCCGACTCGGCGCTGTGCATTGATCGAGGACGACTGGAAACTGGTGTGGAGTCCCGAGCGCAATGCCTCACAGTTGTACAAGGGGTTTGATGAGAAAAAGCCGGAAAACGGCGAATATACCAAGAAGTTTGCCGAGGTGTGGACGGAGTGGAACATCGCAGCTCAGGTCGATCCGTCAGCCGCTCAGAAAGTGAAGCATGTTCTCCATCCGGATGAATTCGAAATATACCGCATTGACCGCGATTACGATGAGTGGAACAACCTCGCTCAAAATCCGGAGATTAGAGCCCGGATCAGGACGATGCATGAAAGGTTGAATGGTATAGTCGGCGATGCAATGAACATGGCCGATTCTGATATCAATCAAAAGAATTCCGCAAAAAAGAAGACAAAGAAAAAATAG
- the galE gene encoding UDP-glucose 4-epimerase GalE: MKVLVAGGAGYIGSVTTQMLCNEGHDVVVFDNLERGHKAAVDPRAKFLKGDLRYKEDIKSALLAERPEAVIHFAAYIEVGESMIDPMPFYENNVSGSLNLIHAMIEANCKKLIFSSTCATYGTPERIPMDETLPQNPESVYGDSKLLCEHMFKWGQEIHGVECVFLRYFNACGATAEYGEAHNPESHLIPLVLQVAQGKREKIFMFGDDYETRDGTCVRDYIHIKDLAQAHILALKPGISGAFNLGNGDGYTVKEVIEVCREVTGHPIPAEIQPRRAGDCTALVADATKARTVLGWNPQHADLKEIVQSAWDWHREHPNGYED; encoded by the coding sequence ATGAAAGTTTTAGTTGCCGGCGGTGCCGGATATATCGGAAGCGTAACCACACAAATGCTCTGCAACGAAGGCCACGATGTTGTGGTTTTCGACAACCTCGAACGCGGCCACAAAGCGGCCGTTGATCCGCGCGCCAAATTCCTTAAAGGTGATCTGCGCTATAAAGAGGACATCAAATCAGCGCTGCTGGCGGAACGGCCGGAAGCCGTCATTCACTTTGCAGCCTATATTGAAGTCGGCGAATCCATGATCGACCCGATGCCGTTCTATGAAAACAATGTCAGCGGATCGCTCAACCTGATTCATGCCATGATTGAGGCCAACTGCAAAAAGCTGATTTTCTCCTCCACCTGCGCCACTTACGGAACCCCGGAGCGCATCCCCATGGATGAGACGCTGCCGCAGAATCCCGAATCAGTATATGGCGACTCCAAACTGCTCTGCGAACACATGTTCAAATGGGGCCAGGAAATCCACGGTGTGGAATGTGTGTTCCTACGCTATTTCAACGCCTGCGGCGCAACCGCGGAATACGGCGAAGCACACAACCCGGAAAGCCACCTGATTCCGCTCGTGCTCCAGGTCGCCCAGGGCAAACGTGAAAAAATCTTTATGTTCGGCGATGATTATGAAACCCGCGACGGCACCTGTGTACGCGACTATATTCACATTAAAGACCTCGCCCAGGCCCACATTCTCGCCCTCAAACCCGGTATTTCCGGAGCCTTCAATCTCGGCAATGGTGACGGCTATACGGTGAAAGAAGTCATCGAAGTCTGCCGCGAAGTCACCGGACATCCCATCCCCGCCGAAATTCAGCCGCGCCGCGCCGGCGACTGCACCGCCCTCGTGGCCGATGCCACCAAAGCGCGCACCGTGCTCGGCTGGAATCCCCAGCATGCCGATCTCAAAGAGATTGTCCAGAGTGCATGGGACTGGCACCGCGAACATCCCAATGGCTACGAAGACTGA
- the galK gene encoding galactokinase: protein MYDENVVAEAQAIHKEIYGVEPTTVSYAPGRIEVLGNHTDYNAGTTFSCAINFGHCFCISKSDKPGIHVTAGDVRESYEFSATCDERIDSYWANYVKGNFYYLATEHGILVDGINCTFLGSIPMGAGLSSSAALEVATTYAALQYAGKEIGKDISKKEIGQLAQKCENVFAGCNCGLLDQFSSIFGVHHGLIHSDFRSLETYPVQLPDDVMFLMINPHIKHKLKDSPYNARRESCEKAAAELNELVSYEVKALRDITLEDFEANKEKIDAEAAQRATHVVWEIHRVEDGVKLLADGNIEAFGQYLFDSHETSRTAFENSIPALDTVVAAAKDAGALGARLSGGGWGGSVCALVKVADADRISEQIIEACKAHDLEPTIEKIVPSQGAQIIK from the coding sequence ATGTATGATGAAAACGTAGTTGCAGAAGCACAGGCTATTCACAAAGAGATTTACGGCGTTGAGCCGACCACCGTTTCCTACGCACCGGGCCGCATCGAAGTGCTCGGCAATCACACCGATTACAATGCGGGCACCACGTTCTCCTGCGCCATCAACTTCGGCCACTGCTTCTGCATCTCCAAATCGGACAAGCCAGGCATTCACGTAACGGCCGGTGACGTTCGCGAATCCTACGAATTTTCCGCCACCTGCGATGAACGCATCGACAGCTACTGGGCCAACTATGTAAAGGGGAACTTTTACTACCTCGCCACGGAACACGGCATCCTTGTCGACGGCATCAACTGCACCTTCCTCGGCTCCATCCCAATGGGCGCCGGCCTCTCCTCCTCTGCCGCACTGGAAGTGGCCACCACCTATGCCGCCCTTCAATATGCCGGCAAGGAAATCGGCAAAGATATCAGCAAAAAGGAAATCGGCCAGCTGGCCCAGAAATGTGAAAATGTCTTTGCCGGCTGCAACTGCGGACTGCTCGATCAGTTCTCCAGTATCTTCGGGGTACACCACGGCCTCATTCACTCCGACTTCCGAAGCCTCGAAACCTACCCCGTTCAGCTGCCGGACGATGTCATGTTCCTGATGATCAACCCGCACATCAAACACAAGCTGAAAGACTCTCCTTATAACGCCCGCCGTGAAAGCTGCGAAAAAGCCGCTGCGGAACTGAATGAACTGGTCAGCTACGAAGTGAAAGCCCTGCGCGACATCACTCTGGAAGATTTTGAAGCGAACAAAGAAAAAATTGATGCCGAAGCCGCCCAGCGCGCCACGCACGTGGTCTGGGAAATTCATCGGGTGGAAGACGGCGTAAAACTGCTTGCCGACGGAAACATCGAAGCCTTCGGTCAATATCTGTTCGATTCCCACGAAACCTCCCGCACCGCATTTGAAAACTCCATTCCGGCGCTCGATACGGTGGTTGCAGCAGCAAAAGACGCCGGCGCACTCGGTGCACGTCTTTCCGGCGGCGGCTGGGGCGGCAGCGTCTGCGCACTGGTAAAGGTGGCGGATGCCGACCGCATCAGTGAACAGATTATTGAAGCCTGCAAAGCACACGATCTGGAACCGACCATCGAAAAAATTGTTCCTTCTCAGGGAGCCCAGATTATCAAATAA
- a CDS encoding PocR ligand-binding domain-containing protein has translation MHHVISQKVSEIFDLYTELHDIRITLFSPDGSLIYPDAVNRPNCDHCRLLREDLGLEMKCRELDHRMMHVAFERQDMITYTCHAGMREVTAPIFVNRELAGYVMLGQFRSESAPEESPYSRDWKKAKGDDALQQAYEQTAVFPEGKIETLIELFHHLLDFIIGDQMIQHKDYDLIAPVIERIREHPEQELQLDEAARTVGRSASTVSRVFKKVTGLSFKQYQVSYRLERAAGLLKSKPNSPVAEIALAVGYDDALYFSRVFRKHFGFSPSEYRQNEGGHGVAPRKPEPKITAV, from the coding sequence ATGCACCATGTAATCAGTCAGAAAGTCTCGGAAATATTCGATCTGTATACCGAGCTGCATGATATCCGGATAACGCTGTTCAGTCCGGATGGCAGTCTGATTTATCCCGACGCCGTAAACCGTCCGAACTGCGACCACTGCAGGTTGTTGCGTGAGGATCTCGGTCTGGAAATGAAATGCCGGGAGCTGGATCATCGGATGATGCATGTGGCCTTTGAGCGGCAGGATATGATCACCTATACCTGTCATGCCGGGATGCGCGAGGTGACGGCACCGATTTTTGTGAACCGTGAACTGGCCGGCTATGTGATGCTCGGTCAGTTCCGCAGCGAATCTGCCCCCGAGGAATCGCCGTATTCCAGAGACTGGAAAAAGGCGAAAGGTGATGACGCGCTCCAACAGGCCTATGAGCAGACTGCGGTGTTTCCGGAGGGCAAGATTGAGACGCTTATCGAGCTGTTTCATCATCTGCTCGATTTTATCATTGGCGATCAGATGATTCAGCACAAGGATTATGATCTGATCGCCCCGGTTATTGAACGCATCCGTGAGCACCCAGAGCAGGAACTGCAGCTCGATGAAGCGGCCCGGACCGTTGGCCGCAGCGCCTCCACCGTTTCGCGTGTTTTTAAGAAGGTGACCGGGCTGAGTTTTAAACAGTATCAGGTAAGCTATCGGCTCGAACGCGCCGCCGGGCTGCTCAAATCCAAACCCAATTCACCGGTAGCCGAAATTGCCCTGGCGGTCGGTTACGACGATGCCCTCTATTTTTCCCGGGTTTTCCGCAAGCACTTTGGCTTTTCTCCATCTGAGTATCGTCAAAATGAGGGCGGCCATGGTGTTGCACCGCGGAAGCCGGAACCGAAAATCACGGCTGTATAA
- a CDS encoding AraC family transcriptional regulator, with product MIGFPCRTSYGVCVNDRKEHSDRCTQYLDSLNASELISLFRLLPDVYFVVKDAEGRVMAANEVAVRLCGFESESDMRGKTDYDIFPEDRADSYVDDDRRVFETGEPIRDRVELAPDPNHSINWFVTTKVPLYGNRGEVVGLACIARNMTAMHETLRPYVEMNEVLEYIRTNYAQQIRIEELARLVHLSAGQFERNFKKVFGISPKQHILNVRLRAASHLLKSTHNTIASISQETGFYDHSHFCRSFKKEVGISPSQYRKNN from the coding sequence ATGATTGGTTTTCCTTGCCGCACCTCATATGGTGTTTGTGTGAATGACCGCAAAGAACATTCTGATCGTTGTACTCAATATCTGGACTCGCTGAATGCCAGCGAGCTGATCAGTCTCTTCCGCCTTCTGCCTGATGTGTATTTTGTCGTGAAAGATGCGGAAGGCCGAGTGATGGCCGCGAATGAGGTTGCGGTTCGGCTCTGCGGATTTGAATCAGAATCTGACATGAGGGGGAAAACCGATTACGATATTTTCCCCGAAGACCGGGCAGACAGTTATGTGGATGATGACCGGCGCGTTTTTGAGACCGGAGAACCGATTCGGGACCGGGTGGAGCTGGCACCAGATCCGAATCATTCCATCAATTGGTTTGTCACAACAAAGGTTCCGCTATACGGAAATCGCGGTGAAGTGGTCGGTCTGGCATGCATTGCCCGGAACATGACGGCCATGCATGAGACGCTGCGGCCTTATGTTGAAATGAACGAGGTGCTGGAATATATCCGTACGAACTATGCACAGCAGATCCGCATTGAAGAGCTTGCGAGGCTGGTTCACCTGTCTGCGGGACAGTTTGAACGGAATTTCAAGAAGGTTTTCGGGATCTCGCCCAAGCAGCACATTCTCAATGTCCGGCTGCGTGCGGCCAGTCATCTGCTGAAGAGTACACACAATACAATCGCTTCAATATCGCAAGAAACCGGGTTTTACGATCACAGCCATTTTTGCCGGAGCTTTAAGAAAGAAGTGGGTATTTCTCCAAGTCAATATCGAAAAAATAATTGA
- a CDS encoding 3-keto-disaccharide hydrolase: MKKILSVLILFAAVLLSHGAPEKFVSLFDGKSSNGWKGALGNYDFSDGMIRCQKGRGGTIYTEQQFTNFVVRFEFKLPPGGNNGLAIRYPGQGNPAYAGMCELQVLDNTAPKYAKLDPRQYHGSAYGMVAAERGHLKPVGEWNAQTVTVVGSSIKVELNGAVILDCDLAAVTQFMQNKAHLGKERTFGHFGFAGHNDPVAFRNIYLKEL, from the coding sequence ATGAAAAAGATATTATCAGTGCTGATTCTGTTCGCTGCGGTTTTGTTATCGCACGGTGCTCCGGAAAAATTCGTTTCCCTGTTCGACGGGAAAAGTTCCAATGGCTGGAAAGGGGCGCTCGGTAACTATGACTTTTCCGATGGAATGATCCGGTGTCAAAAGGGCCGCGGGGGGACTATTTACACGGAACAGCAATTCACCAATTTTGTTGTGCGGTTTGAATTCAAACTTCCTCCCGGTGGAAACAACGGGTTGGCGATTCGTTATCCGGGGCAGGGAAATCCGGCCTATGCGGGTATGTGCGAGCTGCAGGTGCTGGATAACACTGCGCCCAAATATGCAAAACTTGACCCGCGGCAGTATCATGGTTCGGCCTATGGTATGGTGGCCGCCGAGCGGGGACACCTGAAACCGGTCGGAGAATGGAATGCACAGACGGTCACGGTGGTGGGTTCTTCCATTAAAGTGGAGCTTAACGGCGCGGTGATCCTCGATTGCGATCTCGCAGCTGTTACGCAGTTCATGCAGAACAAAGCGCATCTGGGCAAAGAGCGCACATTCGGTCATTTCGGTTTTGCGGGTCATAACGATCCGGTCGCATTTCGTAATATTTACCTTAAGGAGCTTTAG